A window of the Ammoniphilus oxalaticus genome harbors these coding sequences:
- a CDS encoding LLM class flavin-dependent oxidoreductase, protein MIDKKKQLHIGVLLIGCGHHQAAWLMPDSSVEDIGDVSYYQYLAQVAEKGLFDAVFFADNQSFPANDPSVMPMFWLDPIVNLTAISQVTSHVGLVSTISSTFANPFTAARQLLSLDHITKGRIGWNLVTSMTDLEAFNHGMDGLPPHEQRYEKADEFATVMNKLFDSWDTEDFIHDRAGNRLINSSNIQPIHHEGAHFKVHGPLTTPKSPYGRPVAMQAGASEYGVALAAKYADAVYSVSWNLKQAKRFRARLDEQLRQNGSDRHIKVFPGLVTYVGHTREEALAKKAALDERLPIETGLKQLSFFVRQDCLNWDIDKPVPTLPPVEEFTGPSGRYQTILEIINDRQPTVRELLGYLSAGGGHRTLIGTPEEIVDEMEMWLEEGVADGFNLMPPTFPGSLEDFVELIVPEMQKRGIYREKYEGHTFREHLGLA, encoded by the coding sequence ATGATAGATAAGAAAAAACAATTGCACATCGGTGTTTTGCTAATTGGATGTGGACACCACCAAGCTGCGTGGTTAATGCCTGACTCAAGTGTTGAAGATATCGGAGATGTTTCCTATTACCAATACTTGGCTCAAGTAGCGGAAAAGGGGCTCTTTGACGCCGTCTTTTTTGCTGATAATCAATCCTTTCCAGCTAATGATCCGAGTGTAATGCCTATGTTTTGGTTGGATCCGATTGTCAATTTAACAGCGATCTCCCAAGTGACTAGTCATGTGGGATTAGTATCAACGATCTCAAGCACTTTCGCTAATCCATTCACCGCCGCGCGCCAACTTTTAAGTTTGGACCATATTACAAAAGGACGCATCGGTTGGAATCTCGTGACATCCATGACAGATTTAGAGGCATTCAATCATGGTATGGATGGATTGCCTCCCCATGAACAACGCTACGAGAAGGCGGATGAATTCGCGACTGTTATGAATAAACTATTTGATTCGTGGGACACTGAAGATTTTATACACGATCGAGCAGGAAATCGATTGATCAATTCATCAAACATTCAGCCGATTCATCACGAAGGCGCCCATTTTAAAGTGCATGGTCCACTGACCACGCCAAAAAGTCCGTATGGCAGACCGGTAGCGATGCAAGCGGGCGCCTCTGAATATGGCGTTGCCTTAGCGGCGAAATATGCCGATGCCGTCTATTCCGTGTCGTGGAACTTAAAGCAAGCCAAAAGATTCCGCGCAAGATTAGATGAACAATTGCGACAAAACGGAAGTGATCGACATATTAAGGTGTTTCCAGGCTTAGTCACTTATGTCGGTCACACGCGTGAAGAAGCTCTAGCTAAAAAAGCGGCCTTAGATGAGCGGCTACCGATTGAAACAGGTTTAAAACAATTGAGTTTCTTTGTGCGACAAGATTGTTTAAACTGGGACATCGACAAACCTGTGCCAACCTTACCGCCAGTCGAAGAATTTACAGGACCGAGTGGACGTTATCAAACGATCCTAGAAATTATCAACGATAGACAGCCGACAGTAAGAGAGTTGCTAGGCTATTTAAGCGCAGGCGGCGGACATCGCACGTTGATCGGCACACCCGAGGAAATTGTGGATGAGATGGAGATGTGGCTTGAAGAGGGCGTGGCGGACGGATTTAATCTCATGCCTCCGACATTTCCTGGTAGTTTAGAAGACTTTGTTGAACTGATCGTACCCGAAATGCAAAAAAGAGGCATATACAGAGAAAAATATGAAGGTCATACCTTCCGCGAACATCTAGGATTAGCATAA
- a CDS encoding RNA polymerase sigma factor — translation MQDLGQRFVVGGEDELEEIMSLYGEKLLRYATAILCDYYEAENIAQEVFLSAYQNRNTFDGNNLSAWLYKMTYHRCLNQRKRFRRILYFHEVRVKDISAEQDKGLSDETLRALQKLKPKERALVYGRIIEEQSYEELSLLTGSSPVALRKRYQRAKEKLLHYLNAEYGREESRYGQI, via the coding sequence GTGCAGGACCTGGGTCAAAGGTTTGTGGTTGGTGGGGAAGATGAGCTTGAAGAGATCATGAGTCTTTACGGAGAAAAACTGCTGCGTTATGCGACGGCTATTTTATGTGATTATTATGAGGCGGAAAATATCGCGCAGGAAGTTTTTCTGTCAGCCTATCAAAATCGAAATACGTTTGATGGCAACAATCTTTCCGCGTGGTTGTACAAAATGACCTACCATCGTTGTTTAAATCAACGAAAAAGGTTTCGTAGAATCCTATATTTTCACGAAGTTCGCGTTAAAGACATTTCAGCTGAGCAGGATAAAGGGTTGAGTGATGAGACGCTTCGCGCTTTACAGAAGCTGAAACCGAAGGAGCGGGCGCTCGTATATGGACGGATCATAGAGGAGCAAAGTTACGAAGAATTATCTTTGTTGACGGGAAGTTCTCCCGTTGCTTTAAGGAAGCGGTACCAGCGAGCGAAGGAGAAACTACTTCACTATTTGAATGCTGAATATGGTAGAGAGGAGTCTCGATATGGACAAATATGA
- the trhA gene encoding PAQR family membrane homeostasis protein TrhA, which produces MASTHVFSKGEEIVNAITHGIGALLSIAALVLLIIFSSLYGNAWHVVSFSLFGATMVMLYFSSTFVHALPEGKAKDVFEILDHSSIYFFIAGTYTPFLFTAVNNGLGWTLFGIVWGIALGGTVFKSFFVKKYLFMSTVLYVIMGWLIVFAWNTLVANISVMSLRFLVIGGILYTVGAVFYMWRGFKFHHAVWHLFVLAATICHFFSVMYLL; this is translated from the coding sequence ATGGCAAGTACGCATGTTTTCTCCAAAGGGGAGGAAATCGTGAATGCAATTACCCACGGTATCGGCGCTTTATTAAGTATCGCCGCCCTCGTCCTCCTGATTATTTTTTCATCTTTATACGGTAACGCTTGGCATGTGGTCAGTTTTAGCCTCTTTGGAGCAACAATGGTCATGTTATACTTTTCATCCACCTTTGTTCATGCTCTTCCAGAGGGAAAAGCGAAAGATGTCTTTGAGATCTTGGATCATTCCTCGATCTATTTCTTTATTGCGGGCACATACACGCCTTTTCTTTTTACCGCTGTCAACAATGGATTAGGCTGGACCTTGTTCGGAATCGTGTGGGGGATTGCCTTAGGCGGGACCGTGTTCAAATCATTTTTCGTTAAAAAATATCTGTTCATGTCTACCGTGCTGTATGTCATCATGGGTTGGTTGATTGTGTTCGCCTGGAACACGTTGGTCGCCAACATTTCCGTGATGAGTCTGCGTTTTCTCGTGATCGGGGGCATTCTCTATACAGTCGGAGCGGTCTTTTATATGTGGAGAGGCTTTAAATTTCATCATGCCGTTTGGCATTTATTCGTTTTAGCCGCTACCATCTGCCATTTCTTTTCCGTGATGTACTTATTATAA
- a CDS encoding VCBS repeat-containing protein → MYHYYSRANQVQPSVVAYAVGDVTGDRVPDHVYLTGTKASDSPYIQNITLVVRDGRTGSSVSAPLRENAGYNPTLFLGDFTGNGVADILVSSATGGSGGIMNEYIYSFMNNQAQLLFDSNVYNEQYRYQVHYRDHYKVEFISENNRKRYMIDISLRDAQYLNEIYDKNGKLKQPISGFVNPLSGLYPVDFDSNGVYELLAYQRIAGRYNADGLGYVLNKLGWNGNRFVLQDQNVAIFGT, encoded by the coding sequence ATGTATCATTATTATTCAAGGGCTAATCAAGTTCAACCGAGTGTCGTCGCGTATGCAGTAGGGGATGTAACGGGGGATCGTGTGCCGGATCATGTTTATTTAACGGGAACCAAAGCTTCAGACAGTCCATATATACAAAATATTACGCTTGTTGTCCGAGATGGACGAACGGGAAGTTCCGTAAGCGCGCCTCTGCGTGAAAACGCGGGCTACAACCCGACTCTTTTTTTAGGGGATTTTACGGGGAATGGGGTTGCCGATATTTTGGTAAGCAGCGCGACTGGCGGGAGCGGGGGAATCATGAATGAGTACATTTATTCTTTCATGAATAACCAAGCGCAATTGCTGTTTGACTCTAATGTATACAACGAACAATATCGTTATCAGGTTCATTATCGAGATCATTATAAAGTGGAATTCATTAGCGAAAATAATCGAAAAAGATACATGATCGATATTTCATTAAGAGATGCGCAATATTTGAATGAGATCTATGACAAGAATGGTAAATTGAAACAGCCGATCAGCGGCTTCGTCAATCCATTAAGCGGACTGTACCCTGTCGATTTTGACTCCAATGGCGTTTATGAGTTATTGGCGTACCAAAGAATCGCGGGGAGATACAATGCTGACGGCCTAGGCTATGTGTTAAACAAATTAGGCTGGAATGGAAATCGTTTTGTTTTACAAGATCAAAATGTCGCTATTTTTGGAACATAG
- a CDS encoding acyl--CoA ligase, whose amino-acid sequence MNNHSNRTMRELLDSQKDNNEIAIMAPDKPSLTYKQIYEYAGDLSAALNQFGIGLGDRVAIIMENGPELILSFLATTMKATAFPLNPMYKEEEFAFYLEDIEARALITLPEANELALKLAKPGMVIIQANPQANGSLTFELIKGELPARPEQWAGADDVAMLLHTSGTTGRPKRVPLSHANLIASTSNIVSTYELTSQDRSLCILPLFHIHGIVASALSTLASGGTLICPKGFSARRFWDLVHTYKPTWYTAVPTIHQIILTRVEEHEEIVKNNPFRFVRSCSSSLPPVVLERMEKAYNAPVLEAYGMSEAAHQMTSNPLPPKSHKSGSVGIGFGVDIGIMDEEGNLLPDGEIGEVVIRGANVFNGYDENQEANEESFTDGWFRTGDQGMKDEEGYLFLTGRLKELINRGGEKISPFEIDDVLLRHPSVVEAVSFGAPSKMYGEEVHAALLLKEKVNEDELKTFCSDYLARFKVPVKFHLLEEIPRGATGKIQRTKMAELLGLTT is encoded by the coding sequence ATGAACAATCATTCAAACAGGACAATGCGCGAATTGCTAGACTCACAAAAAGATAATAATGAAATCGCTATCATGGCCCCAGATAAACCATCATTAACATATAAGCAAATCTATGAGTATGCTGGTGATTTATCTGCCGCTTTGAATCAATTTGGAATTGGGCTCGGGGACCGAGTTGCGATCATCATGGAGAATGGACCGGAATTAATTTTAAGCTTCCTAGCGACAACGATGAAAGCAACCGCATTTCCACTGAACCCGATGTATAAGGAGGAAGAGTTTGCTTTCTATTTGGAAGACATTGAAGCCCGCGCTTTGATAACGCTTCCAGAAGCAAATGAGTTGGCTCTAAAACTGGCGAAACCTGGCATGGTCATCATTCAGGCCAATCCTCAAGCAAATGGCTCGCTAACATTTGAGCTGATCAAAGGTGAGTTGCCTGCTCGTCCTGAACAATGGGCTGGCGCCGATGATGTAGCCATGCTTTTACATACGAGTGGCACGACGGGTAGACCAAAACGCGTTCCACTATCCCATGCCAATTTAATCGCTTCCACATCAAATATCGTATCCACCTATGAATTAACATCGCAAGATCGATCATTATGTATTTTGCCGTTGTTTCATATTCATGGCATCGTCGCCTCTGCTCTTTCGACGCTTGCGTCGGGCGGAACGCTCATTTGTCCAAAAGGATTTAGCGCCAGACGTTTTTGGGATTTGGTCCATACATACAAACCGACGTGGTACACGGCTGTGCCAACGATCCACCAAATTATTTTAACGAGAGTGGAAGAACATGAAGAGATCGTGAAAAACAATCCGTTTCGGTTTGTTCGTTCATGCAGCTCCTCACTGCCGCCTGTTGTTTTAGAACGAATGGAAAAAGCGTATAACGCGCCCGTACTCGAAGCTTACGGCATGTCGGAAGCCGCGCACCAAATGACGTCGAATCCACTGCCCCCTAAAAGTCATAAATCTGGCAGCGTCGGCATTGGATTCGGCGTTGATATCGGAATAATGGACGAAGAAGGCAATCTTTTACCGGATGGAGAAATCGGCGAAGTGGTCATAAGAGGAGCCAATGTTTTTAACGGCTATGATGAAAACCAAGAAGCGAATGAAGAATCTTTTACCGATGGGTGGTTCCGCACAGGGGACCAAGGCATGAAAGATGAGGAAGGGTATCTGTTCCTAACCGGTCGTTTGAAAGAACTCATTAATCGCGGCGGTGAAAAAATCTCACCTTTTGAAATTGATGATGTGCTGTTGCGCCATCCCTCCGTTGTTGAAGCGGTTTCATTCGGCGCCCCAAGTAAAATGTACGGTGAGGAGGTCCACGCAGCCCTCCTTTTGAAAGAAAAAGTAAATGAAGATGAGCTAAAAACGTTCTGTTCCGACTATCTGGCTCGCTTTAAAGTACCTGTTAAATTTCATCTGTTAGAAGAAATTCCAAGAGGCGCCACGGGCAAAATACAAAGAACGAAAATGGCGGAACTGTTGGGACTTACGACTTAA
- a CDS encoding uracil-DNA glycosylase, whose protein sequence is MTEFQAVILPEETAPPDARACEKCELSTHRQRVVWGEGNPTAPLFILLDNPGLRENKEGQPFVCGTRQTLQRGLLEAGLDLDSVYITYLLKCRPKKAYDKPLARQTCFSHLQFQLMEKKPQFMLGLGNTVAQTLFSDENVDVKGLRGSWHLFQDSIPIAFSYHPLAVRRRPALYRFFLEDLQHVAARFPR, encoded by the coding sequence AACCGCTCCGCCCGACGCTCGCGCCTGCGAAAAATGCGAGTTGTCAACACATCGTCAACGGGTCGTTTGGGGCGAAGGCAATCCAACCGCTCCTCTCTTCATCCTGCTCGATAATCCGGGCTTGCGCGAAAATAAGGAGGGGCAACCGTTTGTTTGCGGCACGCGTCAAACGTTGCAACGCGGCTTGCTTGAAGCAGGGCTAGACTTGGATTCGGTTTATATCACCTACTTGCTTAAATGCCGTCCGAAAAAAGCCTATGATAAACCGCTCGCTCGTCAAACGTGTTTCTCTCACCTTCAATTTCAACTGATGGAAAAGAAACCGCAATTCATGCTTGGCTTAGGGAACACCGTTGCCCAAACACTGTTTTCCGATGAAAACGTCGATGTGAAGGGGCTCCGCGGATCGTGGCATCTGTTTCAAGATTCGATCCCAATTGCCTTTTCCTATCATCCGCTTGCTGTTCGCCGCAGACCCGCGCTATATCGTTTCTTTTTAGAAGATTTACAACATGTCGCAGCCCGCTTTCCTCGCTAA